The Methanothermobacter tenebrarum genome window below encodes:
- a CDS encoding tRNA (guanine-N2)-dimethyltransferase, with product MKRLSLIFKELLKKEGIGKVGSLCRLGWNDPFQEMAVSILDGRGAIIRLNEPVKLAWNLDGELAGSSYYAYSPSDHDDIIIGKEKIIEEISKYEHPYFIIDLMYWDEHTIKEKRKLALQLNQSYGLIRDYLWGERLVLTWLNKEAESSMHFPLSRITSFKGPTHQFLAENGIKEAILLDPWAKRDIKPEDFTSKAFIIGGIVDKTGDKKGTTPRIGEKLQENKIKVKRRKISLMGDTVGVPDRINLILEILLKMMFEDKKMEEAILEIQPYRDARWRLRKELPKHKIKLKGMAIIEKEIFHKYSRWLNIRWKDFQKVVDDLNLKAVEKEKIKKIKEKFHHIISN from the coding sequence ATGAAGAGGCTCAGTCTGATATTCAAAGAATTGTTAAAAAAGGAGGGTATAGGTAAGGTTGGGAGTCTCTGTAGACTTGGATGGAATGATCCATTCCAGGAGATGGCAGTTTCAATCTTGGATGGGAGAGGGGCTATAATAAGATTAAATGAGCCCGTGAAACTGGCTTGGAATTTGGATGGCGAACTTGCCGGTTCTAGCTATTACGCTTATTCTCCAAGTGACCATGATGACATTATAATAGGAAAAGAGAAGATCATAGAAGAAATTTCAAAATATGAACACCCTTATTTTATAATAGATTTAATGTATTGGGATGAACACACAATCAAGGAGAAAAGGAAGCTTGCTCTCCAATTAAACCAATCCTATGGGCTTATAAGAGATTATCTCTGGGGTGAACGACTAGTTCTAACATGGCTCAACAAAGAAGCTGAATCCTCCATGCACTTCCCCCTTTCTAGGATAACAAGCTTCAAAGGCCCTACACACCAATTCTTAGCCGAAAATGGGATAAAAGAGGCGATACTCCTAGACCCGTGGGCAAAGAGGGATATAAAACCAGAGGATTTCACTTCAAAGGCGTTTATAATAGGTGGTATAGTTGATAAAACAGGTGACAAAAAAGGCACCACCCCAAGAATAGGTGAAAAACTCCAAGAAAACAAAATAAAAGTCAAAAGGAGGAAAATATCATTAATGGGGGATACAGTAGGAGTCCCAGATAGGATAAACTTAATCTTGGAAATTCTACTCAAGATGATGTTCGAAGATAAAAAAATGGAAGAAGCTATCCTCGAAATCCAACCATACAGGGATGCAAGATGGCGACTCAGAAAAGAATTGCCAAAACATAAAATCAAATTAAAAGGAATGGCCATAATCGAAAAAGAGATATTCCATAAATATTCAAGGTGGCTTAACATTAGATGGAAAGACTTCCAAAAAGTAGTGGACGATCTGAACCTAAAAGCCGTTGAAAAGGAAAAAATCAAAAAAATTAAAGAAAAATTCCATCACATAATTTCCAATTAA
- a CDS encoding cupin domain-containing protein, translating to MGFSLAHAILEPGEASLPHCLKESVEVYYILEGQGIMHIDDEKRSVGSGDAIFIPPRSVQYIENIGDSNLSFLCIVSPPWRRKDEKLL from the coding sequence ATGGGTTTTAGTTTGGCTCATGCTATTCTTGAACCTGGAGAAGCTTCGCTACCACATTGTCTAAAAGAATCTGTGGAAGTCTACTATATCCTCGAGGGCCAGGGCATAATGCATATTGATGATGAGAAGAGAAGTGTAGGCTCTGGTGATGCCATTTTCATCCCCCCAAGGAGTGTGCAGTATATCGAGAATATTGGTGATTCAAACCTTTCTTTTTTATGTATAGTGTCGCCTCCTTGGCGAAGAAAAGATGAAAAACTATTATGA
- a CDS encoding glycosyltransferase, which yields MVVMEDRRVYGNTYQRGFKEAQENIIIMGDADFTYPFEMTPKFMKEILKGYDFEIEDRLNGMMEADAMPALHRYIGTPPLLKCLTSYPKTRNTHCGMRAITREALQRLNLKRLGWEFTTEKNLRIKQIPIPHRK from the coding sequence ATGGTTGTCATGGAAGATAGGAGGGTTTATGGTAACACTTATCAGCGAGGATTCAAAGAAGCCCAAGAGAATATTATAATCATGGGAGACGCTGACTTCACCTACCCATTCGAGATGACACCAAAATTCATGAAGGAGATACTCAAAGGATACGATTTTGAAATAGAAGACCGACTGAATGGTATGATGGAGGCTGATGCGATGCCAGCCCTCCACAGATATATAGGAACCCCACCTCTTCTCAAATGCTTAACGTCCTATCCAAAGACAAGAAACACTCACTGTGGTATGAGAGCCATCACAAGAGAAGCCCTCCAAAGATTAAATTTAAAGCGCTTGGGATGGGAATTCACCACAGAAAAAAACCTAAGAATCAAACAAATACCCATACCACACAGAAAATGA
- a CDS encoding glycosyltransferase family 4 protein: MKIAFIYDCAYPWVKGGAEKRIYEIGKRLAMRGHEVHFFCLKWWEGKNKIQKDGIYYHGVGEKVQLYKNGKRSINEGLYFGLKILTSFKGDADIIDCQQSPYFPCFSAKLHSLNKKASFFITWYEIWDDYWFEYFGKKGLFGLLVEKFVSKIPHIPIAISERIKNDMIKYLGMPENLIKVVPNGVDFHKIRKVAPKDENLDIVYVGRLISHKNVDVLLKAIALLKNRIPDIKCGIIGNGPEKEHLIGLSKKLDISNNVKFFGFIEKDEEVYSYMKSSKIFVLPSTREGFPNTILEANSCGLPAIIVRHEKNAGTGVVKEGYNGFIVDLSPEEIADRISNLLENDLSNLKRNALEFAKKHDWNIIVNKIEKIYKESL; encoded by the coding sequence ATGAAAATAGCGTTCATTTATGATTGTGCATATCCTTGGGTTAAAGGTGGTGCTGAAAAAAGAATTTATGAGATTGGGAAAAGGCTTGCTATGCGAGGTCATGAAGTTCATTTTTTCTGCCTTAAATGGTGGGAAGGAAAAAATAAAATCCAAAAGGACGGTATATATTATCATGGAGTGGGTGAAAAGGTTCAACTTTACAAAAATGGTAAAAGATCTATCAATGAGGGATTATATTTCGGATTAAAGATTTTGACAAGTTTCAAAGGAGATGCAGATATAATAGATTGCCAACAATCTCCATATTTCCCGTGTTTTTCTGCTAAATTACATTCCTTAAATAAGAAGGCAAGTTTTTTTATAACATGGTATGAGATCTGGGATGATTATTGGTTTGAATATTTTGGGAAAAAAGGCTTATTCGGTTTACTCGTTGAAAAATTCGTTTCTAAGATTCCACATATTCCAATCGCCATTTCTGAAAGAATTAAAAATGATATGATAAAATATTTAGGGATGCCTGAGAACCTTATAAAAGTCGTGCCTAATGGTGTGGATTTCCACAAGATCAGAAAAGTAGCTCCAAAAGATGAAAATCTCGATATAGTTTATGTGGGTAGATTAATTTCGCACAAGAACGTGGATGTTCTACTAAAGGCCATAGCATTATTGAAAAACAGAATTCCAGATATTAAATGTGGAATAATTGGCAACGGCCCTGAAAAAGAACATCTCATAGGATTAAGTAAAAAACTTGATATATCTAATAATGTTAAGTTTTTTGGATTTATAGAAAAGGACGAAGAAGTTTATTCTTACATGAAATCTTCGAAAATATTTGTTTTACCATCTACGAGAGAAGGTTTTCCAAACACTATTCTAGAGGCCAATTCTTGTGGTTTACCCGCGATTATAGTTAGACATGAAAAAAATGCTGGTACGGGCGTGGTTAAAGAGGGCTATAATGGGTTTATTGTTGATTTATCTCCTGAAGAAATCGCAGATAGAATTAGTAATTTGCTTGAAAATGATCTTTCAAATCTCAAAAGAAACGCTCTGGAATTTGCAAAGAAACATGATTGGAATATTATCGTTAACAAAATAGAAAAAATTTACAAGGAGTCATTATAA
- a CDS encoding NAD(P)-dependent oxidoreductase has translation MNLKGKKVVVTGGAGFIGSHLVQRLLNEGSEVLVLDNLSVGNEEFIPEGALFKKMDIRSRNLDSVMAEFEPDIVVHLAAVHYIPYCNANPEETFDVNVMGTRNVLKASKAKMFLFSSSAAVYPPLNRPLTEDLYGPIDIYGKTKLICEDLVRLYSEEAIIARLFNVYGPNDPNLHVIPEIFKQINDGKRELKLGNLTPKRDYIHVDDVCEALIVLLKHGNSGKYNVGTGKEYSVKQIVDIISEIIGEEINIIKDAKRVRKVEREHLLADITKIKTKTGWKPKIDLKEGLKRTFMEIKDYN, from the coding sequence ATGAATTTAAAAGGTAAAAAAGTTGTCGTAACTGGCGGGGCAGGCTTTATAGGTTCTCACTTAGTCCAACGTCTTTTAAATGAAGGATCTGAAGTTTTGGTATTAGACAACCTTTCTGTTGGGAATGAAGAATTTATTCCTGAAGGTGCTCTCTTTAAAAAAATGGATATTCGTTCAAGGAACTTGGATAGTGTCATGGCTGAGTTTGAACCAGATATTGTTGTACATCTTGCTGCAGTCCATTATATACCTTATTGCAATGCGAATCCAGAAGAAACCTTCGATGTGAATGTTATGGGGACAAGGAATGTTCTTAAGGCATCTAAAGCAAAAATGTTTTTATTCTCTTCATCTGCAGCAGTTTATCCACCTTTAAACAGACCATTAACTGAAGATTTGTATGGTCCAATTGACATTTATGGAAAGACTAAGCTCATTTGTGAAGATTTAGTAAGGTTATATTCTGAAGAGGCAATAATTGCCAGATTATTCAATGTTTACGGTCCAAATGATCCAAATCTTCATGTAATCCCCGAAATATTCAAACAAATAAATGATGGGAAAAGGGAACTCAAATTAGGAAATTTAACACCAAAAAGAGATTATATTCACGTTGATGATGTTTGTGAAGCCTTAATTGTTCTTTTAAAGCATGGAAACAGCGGCAAATATAATGTTGGAACTGGTAAGGAGTATTCAGTGAAACAAATTGTTGATATTATAAGCGAAATTATAGGAGAAGAAATAAATATCATCAAAGATGCGAAAAGGGTTAGAAAAGTTGAAAGAGAACATTTACTTGCAGATATAACAAAAATTAAGACCAAAACTGGATGGAAACCAAAAATAGACTTGAAAGAAGGTTTAAAGAGAACATTCATGGAAATAAAAGATTATAATTGA